A stretch of DNA from Perca fluviatilis chromosome 15, GENO_Pfluv_1.0, whole genome shotgun sequence:
CTAAGGCTcacagaagacaaaaaaagtccTATCATTTCAGTCTCTCACCTGGTGCTTCATGTGTCTGAAAATGTGGCTGTTGCGCGCATCTGGCACTTTGTCATAGAAAAAAGGAGGCACCAGTGGACATGCTTTGTTTTCTCCTCGACAAGCTCTGGCAGacataagaaaaacaaacaaacataaaacaccCCTTATAATCACATCGACTCACAATgtttaagataaaaaaatttGTATATTAATGTATTCTTAACTTCAATGTTCACATCAACATTTTATGAGACAACAAGATTAGAATTTAATATCCTTTTTTCCTTACACTGTCCATCACTGAATAATTCAATTATTTTGCTTGTAAAAGTATTTCAAGtgttattaaagtgatggttcggagtaatttcaccctagggtcctttgcaccatgacctcgagccaaacaccccccccagaagcttttttcacctgggtctaacattgggagagttagcgtagagtagcgttatcagctgaatagcttagcgcaggggctaatgaacccacgtttgtatctcgtaaatgaccccgctaataatgcccgaaatgataccaaacgtctacactagtacaaataggttatgtactcataaaacgatggattggaaagtttgtaagtacaccagaagtttatgaacacttgccttttctcttctgctctctgttgctgctgctgctacctgcagttagacgagtgcttagggccgtctacaaattactacaccgaaaagagatacaacaaaaatatttattaatttaatgattaaataagataatgtctccaaacttacctcaattattacttgtctcctgctagttatactacagcacttacttaaactaaaaaaaaagttaaattaaaaaatatttttgttgcatctcttttcggtgttgtaatttgtagacggccctaagcactcgtcttacagcagcaacaacagcagcagagagcagaagtgttatttacataaacttctggtgtacttacaaactttccaatccatcgttttatgagtacataacctatatgtcctagtgtagacgtttggtatcatttcgggcattattagtggggtcatttacgagatacaaacgtgggtcctttagcccctgcgctaaactattcagctgataacgctactctacgctaacgctcccaatgttagacccaggtgaaaaaagcttctgggggggggtttggctcgaggtcatggtgcaaaggaccctagggtgaaattactccgaaccatcactttaaagattAGTTGAGAATGGATTATACAAAATTCTTGTGCAATAGTCCaaacatttaccaacaaaaagAACTGTACCACAGCTAAACATCACTCACAGATAGGAGAATAGAGCTTCAGAAATATAACATAATTTAAAGACAAGTTGTTTAAAATGATTATCTCACCTGTAAAAAGCAAGAAGAACACATATTACAACCACAAAAAGGGTTCCAAGCACGATTGCTATTAAGAGCGCTGAAAAAGAGCATTGGACGAGAGAGACAAACTGATTTAATCAGTAAAATGATTAATTCACCTATTATGTTGTTAGAAATATCAAATCacacctctttaaaaaaaaactcttataTTTGTCATACAGCTCATCCTAAGCTTATCACATTCAACAAGAAAATAATTAAGATGTGATGTAATACCGAAATCTTCGTGGTGCTTTGTTTTGAACTTTGCAGTGGTATTTGCTCCAGGCCCGGCTGCAGTCACAGCTCTTATCCGCACCTCATACTCCTGTCCTGGACTGAGATGCAGCAGCTTAAAAGTCTTACTTTCATGCTGTGAGGATGCATTCACATTGTACACTAGAAGAGACACATTGTGTAAAGTGAGGTTTACTAACAAGAGATACACCAAACTAAGTATACTATTGGTTTAATTTGCTTAttactatttttctttttttcttttgtatgtTCACCGCTATGCATATTTATTTCGTCATTAAATATATGGAAGGTTataacaatgctaacatgctgatggttAGCAGGTATAATCAGAACTGGTTTAGAAGTTCTAGTTATAGAGAATCTTTGGTATAATGTATAgtgtttttcattattttagatCACGCTAACATGTGATAATTAGCACTAAgaacaaagtacagctgaggctgatggaaattagttttgcaggtatgtaGTCATAAACCAAATTTGACCTGCTAGACGAAAAGTGTTTACCAAAGTAATTAGAactcatcctgaggggaacatgaatgtgtgtaccgAATTTCATGACAATCCACCCAGTAGTTGTTGAGGCATTTTACTTCAAGCCACAAATGTAACCCATGGTGGCACTAAATAAAAAGTCAGTGGATCTAGAAAGTCATTAGGATACATCCTCTGGGATCTATGAATTTCTGTtgcaaatttcatggcaatccatcccaTAGTCGTTCTTTGCAAAAATCACTTGGGTTTCCTATGTTTCTTTAACCAATTACTAAAACTGTGTAATATATTATTGTTGTGTAGCCTACCGTTTTGTCCGTTTACTCCACTGTCTACTACTACTTGGTAGTACAGGATCAACCCATTCTGCTTGGAGAGGGGAATAGACTCCCAAAACAGGTACACATGAGTAGCAGCAATGGAAAACACCTTAAATGATGGCACGCTGGAAGGGGCTGAAAAGTGATACAATAAATGAGGATTACAAGTTTATTCCATTTAATACGATGAGAAAAAATTAgctaataaagttaaaaaaaactaaaaaaacttttaaaaggcAGCCCAAAACCAAAGCATAAATACTTACTTCCTTGAAGTGAATATCCAATAACTGATGATAGGTGATGAACTTTATTGCTGTGAGATACTGTGAACAGTGAAACTTGGTAGGGTTTGTACTTTGTATATTGACCTGTAGGTGAAGACACACACCAGAGTTAAACAGCCAGCACAAGTCCAACCTTAAAGGTGATGATTTCTTTAAATGGATGTTCTACAGTATATCACTTCCTGGGGCTACTTAAGCAGTGTTGTATGAGTAAACTTTTCTATTTACTGCTTGTATTGCTATGAACATATCCAAATCAAACAGACCTTTCAAAATTCCTGTTGTTTGGCTTTTGTTTACtttgacccaatcaaatccttGGCATGGAGGACTTCCCGCTTGTTTGTATTGCAACACATATTCCTTCAGGTTGTCTAAAAGCTGAGAGGGCAGATCCCAGGACAAAGTGAGGTTCTCTTCATTCATCATGAGGTGAATAGCTTGCTCGTCTTTCTCTTTACCTTTGTAAGAGACAAACGCTTGTTAGTTCTGATGAGCCGGAAGAATAGGAGAAATACAAATGAAGGAATTAGAGAATCATATCGCACAGATATAGAATTATTGCAGCATCATTTCCCAGAGAGAACCGTCACTATAACTATAACTTTCAATTTAGTTTACTTTCAGTGCTGTTTTCACAAAGGATCTTAGGACCACTCCTTAATGGGACTGAAAGTTCCTCGTTACTCAAGACCTATTCACAAAACTGCTCAGAGTAGCTTTTACTCCAAAGCCTAGATTTCATTAACAAACATTTTagatattttatatattgtgtCACAAATTCAatatgtaaaacaaaacaaaaaatttaataattttgtcttgttttgtgaCTGAACAAATCTTCATCCTTTGATGAGGTAATCAATTAATTCTACGTTCACCGCATGTTCTACAGGTTTTCTGTTAATGGCCATAAAATCAGCTTTATTTATGTAGTCCATTTGGTGATTATTTAACGTACACTTGATGAGACAAAATGACCAGTCAAACAAATGTGGATATGAAGAGTGGATTTTTGGTTTAAGGAATAATTCTCAGCTAAGATGTCTAAATTAGGGAGCTGATTCTTATTAACTCACCTGCCATCAAAATGTGCTATTAAAGGTTCATTATTGTTCTATTTTTATAAACCGCTGACATGATGATGCAAATTACCTGCAGAATTTGACTGATTGTGAGCAGATTCTTGTGACTTTGGAGTCCTCTGGACTACCATTTCttacttttaattttaaaacactTTGTGAATAACTTTAACCAAAAACGTAGGACTGACACAGCCCTTATTTTTGGGAGAGTTTTTCCAAATACAGCCAACTACTTTTAGCCTCAGGATGTTTTGTGAATACGGCCCCTGATACAAATCTTTCCACACTTTTACTTACTACTTTGTACTCAATGACAGTCTGGACAAGTGATACCTGGTATTGGCATAGGCAGATAAGAAGGCACTGTGGCACCATGTGCGTTGTAGGCAGATACACTGACTGATGATACATCCTTTAGAGAGAAAGTGAAGTGGCATCGCATTTCATCACACAACAATCGCCCCCTTGGCTCAGCTGTGGACATATTCACCAACACGGTAGTCCTGTTATTGTAAGACAGTCTGACTTCGTATCCCAGAATGAGGCCGCAAGCCCGAGATACAGGAAGCGTCTGGATGGGATGGAGAAAAGGAGACGATAGCTAGGGGTGAGTCTGCATAAAGTGAGACTCTGGTTCATTATTTCAGTCAGAGAATCATGATTTTGGGTAATTTGTTTACTTACCTTCCAGGTCAGAACACAGTCAGAGCTTTCCTGGGATATCCCACAGTCCCTCCATACATCCAGCTCTCCTACAGGGGCTGAACAAGAGAGGGACAAATTAGCAAGAAGGAGAGAAAATCAGAGAGATGATGCAAAAACACAGAACCCAGTGCAGGTTTGTGGAACTCAGTGGTTCATAGTTTTAGCagagaaaatgtttattttgtttagtgGGAGAGACGGAACTGTTAGGACAAATAGTCCTTCTAGTTTCATGTTTGCATAATTACTGTCACAATACTGTACATATTGAAACAGTAAATATCTGTATGGTATAGGTACAGCTAGCGGCTGGTTa
This window harbors:
- the il12rb2l gene encoding interleukin 12 receptor, beta 2a, like isoform X1, translated to MATFRTRWRLSILLVILPNCFAPGPPAAPSAPDCSIPCGEINNCVNIHCSWDAGPDPQLTTNYSLHWKTANTEEGHVINGPSLSGIIQRESFPSHEELHVWVQAKNQHGSAKSKEVIFHTENIIKPPPPKVTSSHKESLEIDWISTCDEMQFSLGNCFFRYRTEADQVWHQEEVGNHGHTFDSPQPNTVYEFQVRCSCVPGLLSDWSATHRIRSTETAPVGELDVWRDCGISQESSDCVLTWKTLPVSRACGLILGYEVRLSYNNRTTVLVNMSTAEPRGRLLCDEMRCHFTFSLKDVSSVSVSAYNAHGATVPSYLPMPIPGKEKDEQAIHLMMNEENLTLSWDLPSQLLDNLKEYVLQYKQAGSPPCQGFDWVKVNKSQTTGILKGQYTKYKPYQVSLFTVSHSNKVHHLSSVIGYSLQGTPSSVPSFKVFSIAATHVYLFWESIPLSKQNGLILYYQVVVDSGVNGQNVYNVNASSQHESKTFKLLHLSPGQEYEVRIRAVTAAGPGANTTAKFKTKHHEDFALLIAIVLGTLFVVVICVLLAFYRACRGENKACPLVPPFFYDKVPDARNSHIFRHMKHQTNDPLTWICIPVYEPHPKISLLEVVEIQPWAFESSLEKTTNTDRLTRPVVGDGCLQMDCQDDQREEAVTKECHRTDHRYRREEYSKMVDSDEERDREEDENREDCWSSTEEEQLTSGYEKHFMPTAFEILEI
- the il12rb2l gene encoding interleukin 12 receptor, beta 2a, like isoform X2; this encodes MATFRTRWRLSILLVILPNCFAPGPPAAPSAPDCSIPCGEINNCVNIHCSWDAGPDPQLTTNYSLHWKTANTEEGHVINGPSLSGIIQRESFPSHEELHVWVQAKNQHGSAKSKEVIFHTENIIKPPPPKVTSSHKESLEIDWISTCDEMQFSLGNCFFRYRTEADQVWHQEEVGNHGHTFDSPQPNTVYEFQVRCSCVPGLLSDWSATHRIRSTETAPVGELDVWRDCGISQESSDCVLTWKTLPVSRACGLILGYEVRLSYNNRTTVLVNMSTAEPRGRLLCDEMRCHFTFSLKDVSSVSVSAYNAHGATVPSYLPMPIPGKEKDEQAIHLMMNEENLTLSWDLPSQLLDNLKEYVLQYKQAGSPPCQGFDWVKVNKSQTTGILKGQYTKYKPYQVSLFTVSHSNKVHHLSSVIGYSLQGTPSSVPSFKVFSIAATHVYLFWESIPLSKQNGLILYYQVVVDSGVNGQNVYNVNASSQHESKTFKLLHLSPGQEYEVRIRAVTAAGPGANTTAKFKTKHHEDFALLIAIVLGTLFVVVICVLLAFYRACRGENKACPLVPPFFYDKVPDARNSHIFRHMKHQDPGGRNPVMGLLYLLKLMTIPQFYLP